In a genomic window of Pedobacter sp. KBS0701:
- a CDS encoding two-component regulator propeller domain-containing protein, whose product MMIVFRMFFSFCLITVNFQWVVAQSANDLATSKRWGAVKNYTIATGLPSKGTTATIKDRRGFIWVGTQNGLCRFDGFNFKVFSSKTGDRSSISNNYINALCEDHQGRIWVGTMEGLNLFDPLSETFQRFVHNDIKPGSLSNNKVWSVLCDRKGVVWIGTDDGFNQYLPNTNEFQIYRPDSSKKSAMVGKSVNAIIEDDRDNLWLGNWSGGLNRFEKKRKLFTNFPQDHTAAKKNPNDIWSLCYAPNGSIWVGTYWNGLFNFNPKSGKFSKIEHPGNNNNSILSIIAADKESLVIGVGNGFYFYNTSLNQWGKIAGIQNYISGDIYKDRDSILWINARNGLYKIDHQRYKFALKPLPYKGKTMNSMLIHKSVIWFGTDSGLFRLDKKSGRSRIFTKNQANSSLNSNNISKLYLDSEGMLWILTENGFDSYEERTDRFTHHYHHSSIGTLFNEDVFRDILEVDKGVYVLATDAGIKIYDRKKNQYQHFYNQPKNHLSINNNHTYNLSMAPDGKIWIGTYGGGINIFDRKVGKFQAITTQNGLSSNVINEIFTDSKKNIWICTPDGLNKYDSSSRRLYIYSQKDGFSSNIFKDITEDNEGTMWLITENGISSLAPFTNQVRNFDEADGFLVNSILERDGSSIMIAGSKGYMSFDPRQVKLNQNGLKVYITDFMLFNKSVLPSTTGPLKENINAAKEIVLEHDQSVFSVDFVALNYADPSKIEYAYRLVGFDKKWNEVGTQRKATYTNLNPGTYRFEVKASNSDRIWNREATTLIIRIRSPWYFTWWAYLLYASLTLLVTCLYISYRRKQEKLKYEIKIAQMESEKEKELNEKRSAFFTNISHEFRTPLTLIINPVKDLLHQDSRYLDTRSMNIVYRNAKRLLSLVDQLLRYSKADAQGDILKISKLNIVDLVKEVFLCFDHQAKSNNINYGFHTSSEVIQIYADREKLEIVIFNLLSNAFKFTPEGGRIALDIKENDADVSIEVKDSGCGISAESQDKIFNRFYQEHAKNRSFGGGFGIGLYLVKNFVELHGGKINCLSDGHSGTTFHIQILKGDANINSSIDTDPEQSPGFLNEIDQHDLGITATDSKELQLIDSVSEERKTILIIDDNEEIAHYLREIFAKQYHILQAWNGESGLSIIRELLPDVVISDVMMGGIGGIELCQVVKEDESIRHIPIVLLTASTSEEVKLKGIESGADDFISKPFDKDLLMARIAGILKSKNSLQKYFYSEITLNPNSLKISVEYKDFLKNCINIVEKHIDDPDFNIKILAEELGMSRENLFKRIKSISGHSSSSFIRFIRLRKAAEIFITTDNTIRQTMYIVGMNDIKYFREQFKKVFMMNPSEYIKKYRKIFSKNL is encoded by the coding sequence ATGATGATTGTCTTCAGAATGTTTTTTTCATTTTGTCTGATAACAGTTAATTTCCAATGGGTTGTTGCTCAGTCGGCAAATGATCTTGCCACAAGCAAAAGATGGGGAGCTGTCAAAAATTATACGATAGCTACCGGACTCCCGTCAAAGGGCACTACAGCTACAATCAAGGATAGGAGGGGATTTATATGGGTTGGAACCCAGAATGGCCTCTGCCGTTTTGATGGCTTCAATTTTAAAGTTTTTTCCAGCAAAACCGGTGATCGCAGTTCGATATCAAATAATTATATCAATGCATTATGTGAGGATCATCAAGGGAGGATATGGGTGGGCACCATGGAAGGACTCAATTTGTTCGATCCGCTTTCCGAAACTTTTCAAAGATTTGTCCACAATGACATTAAGCCTGGTTCCCTAAGTAACAATAAAGTGTGGTCCGTTTTATGTGATAGAAAAGGAGTGGTTTGGATCGGAACGGATGATGGATTTAATCAGTATTTGCCTAATACTAATGAATTTCAGATATATAGGCCAGATTCCTCTAAAAAGAGCGCGATGGTTGGCAAATCCGTAAACGCCATTATTGAAGATGATAGAGATAACCTGTGGTTGGGCAATTGGAGTGGGGGATTGAATAGGTTTGAAAAAAAAAGGAAGCTGTTTACCAACTTCCCTCAGGATCATACAGCAGCGAAAAAAAACCCTAACGATATCTGGTCATTGTGTTACGCACCAAATGGAAGTATCTGGGTAGGGACATACTGGAACGGACTTTTCAACTTCAATCCAAAAAGTGGAAAATTCTCTAAAATCGAGCATCCTGGAAACAATAACAACTCCATTCTTAGCATCATTGCTGCAGATAAGGAGTCTCTTGTCATTGGAGTAGGCAATGGTTTTTATTTTTATAATACGTCACTGAACCAATGGGGCAAGATTGCTGGCATTCAAAATTACATTTCTGGCGACATATATAAAGATCGGGATAGCATTTTGTGGATTAATGCACGCAATGGACTTTACAAGATAGATCATCAGCGCTATAAATTTGCCCTTAAACCTTTACCCTATAAAGGTAAAACAATGAACAGCATGCTTATCCACAAATCAGTCATCTGGTTTGGAACCGATAGCGGTCTTTTTAGACTTGATAAGAAATCTGGAAGATCAAGAATATTTACAAAAAACCAGGCAAATAGTAGTTTAAACAGCAATAATATCAGTAAACTTTATCTCGACAGCGAGGGGATGCTATGGATATTAACAGAAAATGGTTTTGATAGTTATGAGGAGCGTACAGACCGGTTCACTCACCATTATCATCATTCTTCTATCGGAACCCTATTTAATGAGGATGTTTTCAGGGATATTCTGGAAGTTGATAAAGGAGTCTATGTTTTAGCAACAGATGCAGGTATCAAGATCTATGACCGTAAGAAAAACCAATATCAGCATTTTTATAACCAGCCCAAAAATCATTTGTCGATAAACAATAATCATACCTATAACTTGTCTATGGCCCCTGATGGAAAGATTTGGATCGGTACTTATGGAGGGGGCATAAATATTTTTGACAGAAAGGTTGGGAAATTCCAGGCTATCACAACCCAAAACGGATTGAGCAGCAATGTAATCAACGAAATCTTTACAGACTCGAAAAAAAATATCTGGATATGTACACCAGACGGATTAAATAAATATGATTCCAGCAGTCGACGGTTGTATATTTATTCTCAAAAAGACGGTTTCTCCAGCAATATTTTCAAGGATATCACCGAAGATAATGAGGGTACGATGTGGTTGATTACCGAAAACGGAATATCAAGTTTAGCTCCATTCACTAATCAGGTAAGAAATTTTGACGAGGCGGATGGGTTTTTAGTTAATTCGATCCTGGAGCGTGATGGATCCTCTATCATGATCGCCGGAAGCAAAGGTTATATGTCTTTTGACCCAAGACAAGTTAAGTTAAATCAGAATGGCCTTAAAGTATACATTACAGATTTTATGTTGTTTAATAAATCTGTTTTACCTAGTACCACAGGCCCTTTAAAAGAAAATATCAATGCCGCAAAAGAAATCGTACTTGAGCATGATCAGAGTGTTTTCTCTGTTGACTTTGTTGCCCTTAACTATGCCGATCCCTCAAAAATTGAATATGCTTACCGATTGGTTGGCTTTGATAAAAAATGGAATGAGGTTGGCACGCAGCGTAAGGCGACTTATACCAATTTAAATCCGGGGACCTATCGCTTTGAGGTAAAGGCCTCAAATAGTGACCGGATATGGAACAGGGAGGCAACTACTTTGATCATCAGGATCAGATCACCATGGTACTTCACCTGGTGGGCTTATCTGCTGTATGCTTCATTAACCCTGTTGGTCACCTGTCTTTATATTTCTTATCGGCGAAAACAGGAAAAACTAAAATATGAGATAAAAATTGCCCAAATGGAAAGTGAAAAGGAGAAGGAACTCAATGAAAAGAGATCTGCCTTTTTTACCAACATTTCACATGAATTCAGAACACCGCTCACCTTGATCATTAATCCGGTGAAGGACCTTCTCCATCAAGATAGCCGATACTTAGATACACGTAGTATGAATATCGTTTACCGGAATGCTAAGCGGTTATTAAGCCTCGTAGATCAATTGTTGCGCTACAGCAAGGCAGATGCTCAAGGGGATATATTGAAAATATCAAAGCTTAATATTGTTGATCTGGTTAAAGAGGTTTTCCTTTGTTTTGACCATCAGGCAAAATCAAATAATATCAATTATGGTTTCCATACCTCATCGGAGGTCATTCAGATCTATGCTGATAGGGAAAAACTTGAAATTGTTATTTTTAATCTGCTTTCAAACGCATTTAAGTTCACACCTGAGGGTGGAAGAATAGCCCTGGATATAAAGGAAAATGATGCAGATGTCAGTATTGAAGTTAAAGATTCAGGATGTGGCATCAGCGCAGAGTCACAGGATAAGATTTTCAATAGATTCTATCAGGAACATGCTAAAAACCGATCTTTTGGAGGTGGTTTTGGAATCGGACTTTATTTGGTTAAAAACTTTGTAGAGTTGCATGGCGGAAAGATAAACTGCCTGAGTGATGGGCATTCGGGTACAACATTTCATATTCAGATCTTAAAAGGTGATGCAAATATCAATTCTTCAATTGATACTGATCCTGAGCAAAGTCCCGGGTTTTTAAATGAAATTGATCAGCATGATTTGGGAATTACCGCTACTGACAGCAAAGAATTGCAACTCATCGACTCGGTTTCAGAAGAGAGAAAAACCATTCTTATCATTGATGATAATGAAGAAATTGCCCATTATCTTCGCGAAATTTTTGCTAAACAATATCACATTCTGCAAGCTTGGAATGGCGAGAGCGGTTTATCTATTATTCGTGAGCTCCTGCCTGATGTAGTAATCAGTGATGTGATGATGGGTGGGATAGGAGGAATTGAACTTTGCCAGGTAGTAAAAGAAGACGAATCTATTCGCCACATCCCCATAGTGCTGCTCACAGCAAGTACTTCAGAAGAGGTTAAATTAAAGGGAATCGAAAGTGGCGCCGATGACTTCATCAGTAAACCGTTTGATAAGGATCTGTTGATGGCCAGGATTGCCGGTATCCTCAAAAGCAAGAACAGCCTGCAAAAATATTTCTATAGTGAAATTACGCTGAACCCGAACAGCCTAAAGATATCTGTGGAGTACAAAGACTTTTTAAAGAACTGTATAAATATTGTCGAAAAACATATTGACGATCCTGATTTTAATATCAAAATATTAGCAGAAGAATTAGGAATGTCCAGGGAGAATCTTTTCAAGAGGATCAAATCCATCTCCGGGCATTCATCCAGTAGCTTCATCCGTTTCATCCGTTTGCGAAAGGCTGCTGAAATTTTTATTACCACCGATAATACTATTAGGCAAACCATGTACATAGTTGGAATGAACGATATTAAATATTTTAGGGAACAATTTAAAAAAGTATTTATGATGAATCCTTCGGAATACATTAAAAAATACAGAAAAATCTTTTCAAAAAACCTTTAG
- a CDS encoding TonB-dependent receptor, whose product MNTLLKYVAMKRRTDSFLDSKNRAGINLCYIPFLILGFCIPQSSFSKATVYSPLSRIHPFRDEIVVKGTVRDAQGPLPGATVTLKFAKIGVQVDNDGKYSLKVPANGTLVFSMVGYKTKEIEIKGESSINVVLESLNDLDEVAVVAFGTQKKSSMISAITTINPKDLKVPSSNLTTALAGKLAGVIAYQRSGEPGQDNASFFIRGVTTFGYKKDPLILIDGIEVTSTDLARMQPDDIASFSIMKDATATSLYGARGANGVILIVTKTGEEGKAKIQVRFENSTSENTRNLDFADPVTYMKLANEAVITRNPLGILPYAQNKIDQTALGANPNIYPANDWRKMLLKDRTNNQRMNFSTNGGGKIARYYIAGTYNNDNGLLKVDERNNFNSNISLKSYQLRSNININMTKTTEVIVRLAGSFDDYTGPIDGGSGLYTKIMRSNPVLFPAYYPANQMPKTNHILFGNSGSGLLINPYADLVKGYRDYSRSLMNAQFEVKQDLAFITQGLSARGMFNTSRYSYFDVSRNYNPFYYTASGYNSLRDTYGLTLLNEGTATEYLNYSEGAKDINTTTYMEAAVNYVKQISKVNDITALLVYQRRQQLFANSGTLQKSLPYRNQGVSGRFTYGYDNRYLAELSFGYNGSERFFKTERYGFFPALGLGWQVSNEKFWKPISTVISKLRLKATYGIVGNDAIGSPEDRFFYLSEVNLSDGGKGASFGEQFGYFRPGITVNRYDNAFITWERAKKFNFGTELTLFNDFNLQVDLFSETRDNILMERAAIPSTMGLAASIKANTGKAKANGVDVSADYSKNFNSSLWLRLHGNFTYAHSEFLQFEEPQYKESYLSRIGQSLNQTYGLIAERLFIDQYDVANSPKQTFGEYAAGDIKYRDVNGDGQITDLDRVPIGLPTVPEIIYGFGFSTGYKNFDLSVFFQGSARSSFWIDTRATAPFVPYNYPGESLGGTQNALIKAYADDHWSEDNQNLYALWPRLSDSQNNNNVQTNTWFMRNGSFLRLKSAEVGYSIPKKIINRVKLSNARFYVSGTNLLSFSGFKLWDIEMGGNGLGYPVQRVYNVGIQIGF is encoded by the coding sequence GTGAATACTTTACTTAAGTATGTTGCTATGAAGCGACGGACAGACTCTTTTTTAGATTCAAAGAACAGAGCAGGAATCAATCTGTGTTACATCCCTTTTCTAATTTTAGGATTTTGCATACCACAGAGTTCCTTCTCTAAGGCGACAGTTTACAGCCCCTTATCCCGTATTCATCCTTTTCGGGATGAAATTGTGGTTAAAGGAACCGTTAGAGATGCCCAGGGGCCACTGCCAGGTGCGACGGTTACGCTAAAGTTCGCCAAAATCGGTGTACAGGTAGATAACGACGGAAAATATAGCCTTAAGGTCCCTGCCAATGGTACCCTGGTCTTTAGTATGGTTGGTTATAAGACCAAAGAAATAGAAATAAAAGGGGAAAGCAGTATCAATGTAGTACTGGAGTCGCTGAATGATCTGGATGAGGTAGCCGTAGTTGCATTTGGTACGCAAAAGAAATCAAGCATGATCAGTGCAATTACCACCATTAACCCAAAAGACCTAAAGGTTCCATCCAGCAACCTGACCACTGCCTTAGCAGGTAAACTGGCAGGTGTGATCGCATATCAGCGAAGTGGAGAGCCTGGACAGGACAATGCATCTTTCTTTATCAGGGGCGTGACCACTTTTGGGTATAAAAAAGATCCGCTGATATTAATAGATGGAATTGAGGTTACCTCTACAGATCTGGCCAGAATGCAACCAGATGATATAGCCAGTTTTTCCATCATGAAAGATGCTACAGCCACTTCGCTTTATGGAGCGAGAGGAGCAAATGGTGTAATCCTGATTGTTACCAAGACAGGTGAGGAAGGAAAAGCAAAAATACAGGTCCGGTTTGAAAATTCAACATCGGAAAATACCAGAAACCTGGATTTTGCAGATCCTGTTACCTATATGAAACTGGCGAACGAAGCGGTTATTACCCGTAATCCATTGGGCATACTACCATACGCTCAAAACAAAATCGATCAGACCGCATTGGGTGCTAATCCCAATATATACCCTGCAAATGACTGGCGGAAAATGTTGTTGAAGGACAGAACCAATAATCAGCGTATGAATTTTAGCACCAATGGTGGTGGCAAAATCGCTCGTTATTATATAGCAGGAACCTATAATAATGACAATGGTCTCCTTAAAGTTGATGAGCGTAATAACTTTAACAGTAATATCAGTCTCAAATCTTATCAGTTACGATCGAACATCAATATCAACATGACCAAAACTACCGAGGTCATTGTCCGTTTGGCAGGAAGTTTTGACGATTATACAGGGCCGATAGATGGCGGAAGCGGGTTGTATACGAAAATTATGAGAAGTAATCCTGTTTTATTTCCGGCTTATTATCCGGCAAATCAAATGCCTAAAACAAATCATATCCTGTTTGGTAATTCCGGTAGCGGGCTGCTGATCAATCCCTATGCAGACCTGGTTAAAGGTTACCGAGACTACTCAAGATCGCTGATGAATGCACAGTTTGAGGTGAAACAGGATCTTGCATTTATCACTCAGGGCCTTTCGGCAAGGGGGATGTTCAATACATCACGTTATTCTTATTTTGATGTCAGCCGAAACTACAACCCGTTTTATTATACAGCTAGCGGATACAATAGTTTGCGGGATACATACGGTTTGACGTTGTTGAACGAGGGGACGGCAACTGAGTACCTGAATTATAGTGAGGGTGCGAAAGATATCAATACTACGACCTATATGGAGGCTGCAGTGAATTACGTAAAGCAGATTTCAAAAGTTAATGATATAACTGCTTTGCTGGTTTACCAAAGAAGACAACAGCTTTTTGCAAACAGTGGTACCTTACAAAAATCTTTGCCTTACCGCAATCAGGGAGTATCCGGACGTTTTACCTACGGTTATGACAACCGTTACCTGGCTGAACTAAGCTTTGGATATAATGGATCTGAGCGTTTTTTCAAAACCGAAAGATATGGGTTTTTTCCAGCGCTAGGGCTTGGATGGCAGGTATCCAATGAAAAGTTCTGGAAACCGATAAGTACTGTTATCAGTAAATTAAGATTGAAAGCAACCTATGGAATAGTTGGAAATGATGCTATCGGATCGCCGGAAGACCGTTTCTTTTATCTCTCGGAAGTTAATTTATCTGATGGAGGTAAAGGGGCTAGTTTTGGCGAGCAGTTTGGCTATTTCAGACCAGGCATAACCGTCAACCGTTATGATAATGCTTTTATCACATGGGAAAGAGCAAAGAAATTCAATTTTGGCACTGAGTTAACCTTATTTAACGATTTCAATTTACAGGTTGATCTTTTCTCCGAAACCAGAGATAACATTCTGATGGAGCGTGCTGCTATTCCCAGTACTATGGGGCTTGCTGCTTCCATCAAAGCAAATACTGGTAAGGCAAAAGCAAATGGGGTGGATGTTTCTGCCGATTATAGCAAAAACTTTAATTCTTCTTTATGGCTCCGTCTGCACGGAAACTTTACCTATGCACACAGTGAGTTTTTACAATTTGAGGAGCCTCAATACAAAGAGAGCTATCTTTCCCGGATCGGGCAATCGCTTAACCAGACTTATGGCTTAATTGCAGAGCGGTTATTTATTGATCAGTATGATGTGGCCAATTCTCCAAAACAAACCTTTGGAGAATACGCTGCGGGCGATATCAAGTACAGGGATGTAAACGGTGATGGCCAGATTACAGACCTTGACAGAGTGCCTATTGGCCTACCTACTGTTCCGGAGATCATTTATGGATTTGGTTTCTCTACAGGATATAAAAACTTTGATCTATCGGTTTTTTTCCAGGGGTCTGCCCGTTCATCATTCTGGATCGATACCAGAGCCACAGCTCCATTTGTGCCTTATAATTACCCAGGGGAATCATTGGGCGGTACACAAAATGCATTGATCAAGGCTTATGCCGACGATCATTGGTCTGAAGACAACCAGAACCTCTATGCACTTTGGCCTCGTTTGAGCGACAGTCAGAACAATAATAATGTGCAGACCAACACCTGGTTTATGCGCAATGGTTCATTTTTACGGTTGAAATCTGCTGAAGTGGGTTATTCCATTCCTAAGAAAATAATCAATAGGGTTAAATTAAGCAATGCACGGTTTTACGTGAGCGGGACTAATTTGCTGAGCTTTAGTGGATTTAAGTTATGGGATATTGAAATGGGGGGCAACGGTTTAGGTTACCCGGTACAGAGAGTTTACAATGTGGGTATACAAATAGGATTTTAA
- a CDS encoding RagB/SusD family nutrient uptake outer membrane protein yields the protein MKKTSIFLAAVILALITSCKKDYLDIVPDNIATIENAFTNRNEAEKYLFTCYSYLPQESNISQNPAMLASDEFWTYWPITSLSRLPSYPQQIVRGNQSLTSPLLNYWDGEQDGKAIYKALRDCNIFLDNVDKVPDLDPSQKTIWTGEVQFLKAYYHFYLLRMYGPIPIIDKNLPITATTEEVRVKREPVDKVVDYIANLMDTAATKLPITIQNRSSELGHITRPIAISIKARVLALAASPQFNGNSDYNGLKNADGTALVNSLYSVEKWKKAADACKQAIDLCDRAGIRLYKFNSAVTNISDRLKLEMDVRNSVCEPWNQELIWGFTNGIGSGIQLQSIPRLDVARSGNESLLGQLAPTIRIAELFYTRNGVPINEDKSWDFSNRYNLKTASSSDEDYLQNGYTTAALHFDREPRFYADLGFDGSVWYMQNKTWPVQAKSGQGQSRRAAFGYSITGYFTKKLVNWKFVIQDGQSYTQEEYPWPLMRLADLYLLYAEALNEANGPSESVYQYLNLVRERAGLQTVQVSWDTYSINPGKYKDQAGLRQIIHQERGIEMAFEGSRFWDLRRWKEASATLNAPVYGWDIEQTDATGYYRPKLLFNQKFVAPRDYLWPIKEYNTIVNPNLVQNPGW from the coding sequence ATGAAAAAGACAAGCATATTTTTAGCAGCAGTTATCTTAGCGCTTATAACCTCCTGCAAAAAAGATTACCTGGATATTGTTCCGGATAATATCGCAACAATAGAAAATGCATTTACCAATCGGAATGAAGCAGAAAAGTATCTGTTTACCTGTTACTCTTACCTGCCCCAGGAAAGCAATATCTCCCAAAATCCGGCAATGCTGGCCAGTGATGAATTTTGGACATATTGGCCAATTACGTCTTTAAGTCGGCTTCCATCTTACCCTCAGCAGATTGTAAGGGGAAATCAGTCGCTTACATCCCCTTTGCTCAATTATTGGGATGGGGAGCAGGATGGTAAAGCCATATACAAAGCTTTGCGAGACTGCAATATTTTTCTCGACAATGTAGATAAAGTGCCTGATCTGGATCCGTCACAAAAAACAATATGGACAGGCGAGGTTCAGTTTTTGAAAGCTTACTATCATTTTTACCTGTTGAGGATGTATGGGCCGATTCCGATCATTGATAAAAATCTACCCATTACGGCAACGACCGAAGAGGTAAGGGTAAAGCGTGAGCCGGTAGATAAAGTAGTCGACTATATCGCAAATTTAATGGATACTGCTGCAACCAAATTGCCCATTACCATTCAAAACCGCTCTTCTGAACTGGGACACATTACCCGTCCGATTGCGATATCCATCAAAGCAAGGGTGCTGGCATTGGCTGCAAGTCCACAGTTTAACGGAAATTCAGATTATAACGGATTAAAGAATGCAGACGGAACAGCTTTGGTAAATAGCCTTTACAGCGTTGAGAAATGGAAAAAAGCTGCAGATGCCTGTAAACAAGCTATTGACCTTTGCGATAGGGCAGGAATCCGTTTATATAAATTTAATTCCGCTGTAACCAATATATCTGATAGGCTCAAATTGGAGATGGACGTTAGAAATAGTGTCTGCGAGCCATGGAACCAGGAATTGATCTGGGGTTTTACAAATGGTATAGGCTCAGGAATACAACTTCAGTCTATACCCAGGCTTGATGTCGCAAGATCTGGCAATGAGAGTTTATTGGGGCAACTGGCACCAACAATACGCATAGCTGAATTATTTTATACCAGAAATGGAGTGCCAATCAACGAAGATAAAAGTTGGGACTTTTCTAACAGGTACAATCTAAAGACCGCTTCTTCCTCAGACGAGGATTATTTACAGAATGGCTATACCACTGCCGCATTACACTTCGATAGAGAACCCCGCTTTTATGCAGATTTGGGCTTCGACGGCTCTGTGTGGTATATGCAGAATAAAACCTGGCCGGTGCAGGCAAAATCAGGTCAGGGGCAATCAAGGCGTGCCGCATTTGGCTACTCCATTACAGGTTACTTTACCAAAAAGCTGGTTAACTGGAAGTTTGTGATACAGGATGGTCAGAGTTATACTCAGGAAGAATATCCATGGCCTTTGATGCGTTTAGCCGATCTGTATCTGCTGTATGCTGAAGCGTTGAATGAAGCAAACGGCCCTTCAGAATCGGTTTATCAATACCTTAACCTGGTTAGAGAAAGAGCTGGTCTGCAAACCGTTCAGGTTTCCTGGGATACTTATTCTATTAATCCAGGTAAATATAAAGATCAGGCGGGCCTGAGACAGATTATTCATCAGGAACGTGGAATTGAAATGGCATTCGAAGGCAGCAGGTTCTGGGATTTAAGACGTTGGAAAGAAGCTTCAGCAACATTAAATGCCCCGGTTTATGGCTGGGACATTGAACAAACTGATGCTACTGGTTATTACAGACCAAAATTGCTTTTCAATCAAAAATTTGTTGCACCCCGTGATTATCTGTGGCCGATTAAAGAGTACAATACAATTGTTAATCCAAATCTTGTTCAAAACCCAGGATGGTAA
- a CDS encoding helix-turn-helix domain-containing protein, which produces MNKRLIRHSFQLLNVDYVKLGSKWNFKNVISPYYRLYYIDEGEGMISGPNGSINLSPGYLYLIPSFTLCNLYCECFLSQYFVQFFEDSADGISLFSNCMESLQVEANANDIANFKRLISINPGRGINRSNDPMVYEKDIYYKEYTELNNLQNIAVQYETQGILLQLISRFLKPEIFHKDKIVVKPSVVMDTIGYIQINLREPLKVSHLADRANLNTDYFSRLFHRYTGQSPVNYILQKRIERAQYLIITTKKQQEEIAELTGFENVHYFSRVFKKLTGLTPGAYRAQNKIMNFID; this is translated from the coding sequence ATGAATAAACGGCTCATCAGGCATTCTTTCCAGTTGCTGAACGTCGATTATGTGAAGCTTGGAAGCAAATGGAACTTTAAAAATGTAATCAGCCCTTATTATAGGTTGTACTATATTGATGAAGGTGAAGGTATGATATCAGGTCCAAACGGGTCAATTAATTTAAGCCCTGGTTATCTCTACCTCATTCCCAGCTTTACACTTTGCAACCTCTATTGTGAATGTTTTTTAAGTCAGTATTTCGTTCAGTTTTTTGAAGATTCTGCAGATGGGATATCGTTGTTTTCCAATTGCATGGAAAGTTTGCAGGTTGAAGCAAATGCTAATGATATCGCCAATTTTAAGAGACTGATCTCTATTAATCCAGGGAGGGGCATCAACCGGTCCAATGATCCAATGGTGTATGAAAAAGATATTTATTACAAAGAATACACCGAATTGAATAATCTTCAGAATATTGCTGTACAATACGAAACACAGGGGATTCTTTTACAGCTGATCTCCAGATTCTTAAAACCGGAAATATTTCATAAAGACAAAATTGTTGTCAAACCTTCAGTAGTAATGGATACTATCGGTTATATACAGATTAATCTTCGGGAACCACTTAAAGTAAGTCATCTGGCTGATAGGGCAAATTTAAATACAGATTATTTTTCAAGGCTCTTTCACCGTTACACAGGTCAAAGCCCGGTAAACTATATCCTGCAAAAAAGAATAGAACGGGCCCAGTATCTTATTATTACTACTAAAAAGCAGCAGGAGGAAATTGCCGAACTGACTGGATTTGAAAATGTCCATTATTTCTCCAGGGTTTTTAAGAAACTTACCGGCTTAACGCCGGGGGCTTACAGAGCCCAAAATAAGATAATGAATTTTATTGATTAA